A single window of Papaver somniferum cultivar HN1 unplaced genomic scaffold, ASM357369v1 unplaced-scaffold_139, whole genome shotgun sequence DNA harbors:
- the LOC113335314 gene encoding phospholipase A2-alpha-like, which yields MAAYKSCHLSLKFVLLISSFILYFSCPSVYALNVGVQTTGTGVSLMKECSRKCESEFCSVPPFLRYGKYCGLLYSGCPGERPCDGLDACCMKHDVCIQLKNNDYLSEECSQTFLNCMKNFKDSGGRTFKGNKCDVGEVVDIISLVIDAALLAGKVLHKP from the exons ATGGCTGCTTATAAAAGTTGTCATCTGTCATTGAAGTTTGTTCTCCTCATCTCATCCTTTATTTTATACTTTTCATGTCCCTCAGTTTATGCTCTTAATGTTGGGGTTCAAACTACTGGTACTGGTGTTTCACTG ATGAAAGAATGCAGCAGAAAATGTGAATCAGAATTCTGTTCAG TACCTCCATTTTTAAGATATGGCAAGTACTGCGGACTGCTATACAGTGGATGTCCGGGGGAGAGACCATGCGACGGACTCGACGCTTGTTGTATGAAACACGATGTTTGCATCCAATTGAAAAACA ATGATTATCTAAGTGAAGAATGCAGCCAAACATTCTTAAATTGCATGAAGAATTTCAAGGACAGTGGAGGCCGTACTTTCAAGGGAAACAAATGTGATGTTGGAGAAGTTGTTGATATAATCTCTCTTGTTATTGATGCTGCTTTGTTGGCTGGAAAAGTTCTTCATAAACCTTAG